In Acomys russatus chromosome 13, mAcoRus1.1, whole genome shotgun sequence, the genomic stretch ACGTTTGTTTATCTACTTGCCACACCCTGGGGCCCACTTTAGTGCTGTGCACAGCACTGCCTGGTTCTATAAAGGTTCTAGATCTAAAGAGATTATGCAGTAAGAGCTGGCAGGACCTTTCTCCCATGTACCATTATGTGTGTGGGCTGCCAGGTGTTGAGGACCACAGTGAGGTGGGCAGAGATGGGTGCTGGAAGACACAGGGCAGTGTCCCTGACAACAGTTAGGGTGTGCTAGGCATGCAGGCAGTTGCTGCTGGGCACCAAGTCTCACCACCTGCCTCACCTCTTGCTTGATGACAAGGAAAGCAGAACGCTATGGAGGAGAAATGTAGCTCCATGGAGCAGGTAACTGTCAGACCTGGGAGTTCTTATGATCCAGATAAACCTGGTCAGGAAGCCTCGAGTGACAGGATGTGGCAGAGAGAGGGTTGCTGCAGCCTCCACAGGTCAGCTTCTGTAGGTTTAGCTCTGAggtgattccagcactgggaaccaaagccagtTTGTTTTGAAGCCCACCCAATCCTCGGTTCCAAGAAGAGGCCCTGACTCTGActggctgtggctggctggcCTCGCTCCTCCAGTGGCTTCAGCACTGGTCGGTCTTGTGTTACAGAAGCAGTTGCTAGACTGGGAACTCCCATGTCCTTCCATGTCTGGCCAGTGGCTCTTTACTCAGCTGCTCAAGACACAGCTCAAAGGCCCCACTCCTCTGTGCTTCCCCCATcttaggtagaattctgttcctccttttctgcctctcagTTTTGTCCTTGTTGGCTCACAGGAAGACccatttttctggcctctggcctACAGCAGTTGTGTCTAAATCTGTATACACTAGTAGCTTGTTGAGGACAGGGTCCACTGGTTCTGCTCAGCTTTGACATGCCTTTGGAACTCATAATTTCTTccacatctttttaaatttatttttaattttattctaagccgggcgtggtggcgcacgcctttaatcccagcacttgggaggcagaggcaggcggatcgctgtgagttcgaggccagcctggtctacaaagtgagtccaggatggccaaggctacatagagaaaccctgtcttgaaaaacaaaaacaaaacaaaacaaaaaaattttattctatgtacaTTGGTCTGAAaatgtcagaatccctggaactggaattacagacagttgtgagctgccatgtgggtgctgggaattgaactcaggtcctttggaaaagcagacagtcctcttatccactgagccatctcactaggccCTTCTTCTACATCTTTACAAATCCATACTAGTATGTACCTAACACTTTTCTTAACATATGTCCTAAGGGAAGCTGGGCGTTCCATCTGTAAATCCACAGCCCCACCTCCCCGAATTCCTGTTGGGTTTTACTTTTAATGTGACTGGACCTGGTCTATAACTGTGCCTTTGTTACTGCATGCGGCTCCTCGTGGTTTCACAGCTGTGGCTGCCCCTCATCTGTTAAAGGTAACTGTCCACTCATGTGGTCTTTCTGCTTAGTCTTTCTGCAtcttttattctttacttttgCTTCTTAGGCACAGCATGTCAGAAGAGCGTGTGTTTTAACCCAGTCTATTAGTCTGTCTTTATAGCTGGCATTTATTTAGTATAGCAAACACTTCTTAATTTTGTCCTCCATTTCACTGTCATCATTTCTTAgcattattcttgtttttcttatttgtattgGTTTATCAAGTTCTCTCCAGTTTTCCTTCTGTGAATAAGCACCTCTTCCAACTCTTCCATTCCATTCATTCTCTGTGTTCAAGTCTGACTcatgttttgtattttcctttccaACAGTGCACCCTTAAATGATCCCCACACTTCCCAGGTGCTAGTCTACTGTCAGATAGGCCAACCTGTGGAGCATCTCCAGGGAGCTTCCAGCCCTTCAGatttccccttcttctcttcctgagtGACACTCCAGATGCCTGTACCTCTGTGAGCCTCTACCCTATGGTCCAGTTCCCGGGCTGTGGAACAAGCAGATCTGGTCAGCTTTAGCTATGACCAGGATTCTCTCACAAGAAGATCGTGCCTCAGCAAGAGCTGTTTACCACTTAGATCAGGAACAGCAAACTGGCCAGAGGTTCAGGCTCTGCCTGGACTTGTTTTTAGATGGCTTCTGAGTTAAGAACAGCTGTCCATCTAATAAGATGaaaaacttttttggggggggaaggtttgagacaggatttcactgtgtaatagttttggctgtcctggaactctttgtagaccaggctggcctcaaactcttaacaatcctcctgcctctacctcctgagtgctgagattaaaggcatgtgccaccatgcccagtcttgaaaaacaattttaaaagactatttcaCCTCCCACACTCACgtagagatttgtttatttatttatttatttttcgagacaggtttgcAAAGTTTCTTaacctttcaattttttttttttttttttttttcgagacagggtttctctacgttagccttgactgtcctgaacttgctttatagaccaggctggccttgaactcacagcgatccacctgcctctgcctccagagtgctgggattacaggtgtgcgccaccacgcccaggtcaACCTTTCACTTTCTATCTTGTACTCTTTGGAAGAAACTCGTGTACAATCCATGCTTGAATGGAGAATAACATTTCATCTAAATTTTGCAAACTTTTCTATGTggtcctgactggcctggaacttggtatgtagagcagactgggctagaactcactgagattctcttgtttctgccttgcTAGTCATTTCTGTTAGCAGTGCAGACctctcatgtgaaaaaaaaagacaagtgggTTTCAAACGGTTCGCCAGGGAAGCTCCACGCAATATGGAACATCATTTCATTGAGCGCCATTGGCAAAGCCTTGTGCTTGGTATTATTTATATTAACTTAACATAACCTGACATAACATTCCTAACTCACAGAAAAACagtaattagaaaaataagaaaatttaaaatagtatgtTTCATCATTGTAGACAcaaaataatgggaaatgggaaataaaataattaaaaatgggaaagtTTCTGGGTGACTCATTTGTTAGCCAAGCAAGGAAAGCCATTTACCAAAGGTAAGTTAATTAAATTGTGTTTGATTGCACCCGCTGAAAAAAAGCATCCATAGAAAATGAGCTTATTTAAGATGGCTAGGGTTCAAGCTGGGCCCACGAAACCACTTACTCTGAGGAATGCCATGTGTTCAGGCATATCTACAGGTACCTGACCCGTGCAGCACAGCACGGCAGAGACTGTGTGCTCTGGAGTCagcacctcctgggtgctgagtgcTGCCTGAAGACCTCGGCTAACACTATTTTGGACCGTGTTACTATTTCAGCCTCAGCCTTTCCTATGAGGATGATCTTAGGCCACTCTCTGTGTACTCGTGTACTCAAGGCTGGCATGAACGCAGGAACTTGGTAAAGCTGACTGTAAGAGATGACACCTttataggaagaagaaagagaaggctaaAGGGTCCATACTCAGATGGAAAGTGTGCACTCACACACGTCTGAAAGTGGGGCCTCTTTTCACTAGCAACTTAGGACATCTCAGGTACCTGAGCCAACTGAGTGTTCATAGGACAGGGCAAGTGTACTGAGTCTGCCCAGCATTGTAGAGGCTGGCGTGAAGATCTGCCTAGTGTATTAGATTTAACCTTTGCAAGATGACCTGACCACCCAGAAGTTTCTTTGGCAGAGGCACACTTAGGGATGTTTGCAGTCAGTCAGCACAGCTAAGGATGGGGGctcaggactctttttttttttttttttttttgccttgcaaAGACCACCTATGTGCACAAGCTCCACTCTTTTAAGCCAGCGTGCTTATCACTGCCCACTGCTGTGGACAAGAGAGTCCAGCTTCTTCAGCTGCTCAACATGGACCTCCCCTCTCCAGAAACCTTTCATGCCTCCATCCTTGGACTGGGCTATAGCAATGGTCCCCGAGTACTTTGGCTTCTAGCAGCTACAAAGTTCTATAGCTCTCTAGAATGCATATGGCTATTGTTGGATTGTCCAGCCTTCAATCTTGTAAGCCAATCCAACAAATTCTCCTCACACATACCTTTTCCCTCCCTATCCCTCTGGGTTCAATTTCCTTAGAGAAATTGCCTAACATAGCTACCCCTCAGAACAACCTTGCTGGTCACTTGGGAACTGTGCTATTTCTGGCTTCACCTGATGAGAACCAGTTCTCAAATGTGAAGGTACACGCTCCATGCCTGTGAGGTCTAGGCTGTACATTTAGATAAATGTACCTACACAGACCAAATAGCCATTGCGGATAGCTGGAGAAGCCTGTGGCTCTCAGGGCTGCCTATGTAGGGACTACCCTCTCTATGGTCTGATGTCTCCTGGACTAAGTATGAAAAGGTTGGTGGCATTGGGCTGCCTCAGACTAGTGGTAGGACCCAGAATAGTGTGTCTCCAGACCCCTTCTGTTATTCTCGGGAGGCCTGGGTCACTTTACTGTGCCTCCCTGCTCCTCACTAGTGCCTCCCAGTTCTCTAAGGAAATGACAGGCCCGAGGGAGAACAATTAGACCTGGAGCCATACCAAGAAGACATTATTCTCCGATAGATGCTTTACTACAGAATAATTACACCCCATAATGCTGCTAATAAATCAAGCTAGATGACGAGTGACGCCCACTGTATCTATCACCCCATCTGCAGAAGCATCTCTGTTGTGCTGAGGTGGATGGAGCTCACCCAGGCCAAGGTCCTGAGCTGTGGCTCTGGATGGaacaggagaggcaggaagacagaaagcTGTAGTGAATACTATGGATTAGAAAGAGACAGtcccaggagtgtgtgtgtgtatgccccaGGTGTGGACTCCACAGGGTCAGGCCTTGTACTAGCAGCTGTACAAGATGGGGAGGAGCTGCCTTTGTGCTGATCTGGTGGGAGCCCAGCTACATCCTGGGACCACACACAGTGACCAAACTCTGTGGTATAGCCAGAGGGCCAGGCTGAAAAGACAGTGAGGCCTAGATTCCCATGCAACAAAAAGATGTGCCAGTACTTTAGGAAAGGTACCATTTATGCAGATGCCAGTGACAGGCCCATGTCCAGTTATAGTGACCCCAAAGTGCCCAGCTAGCCAgtgacttttctgttgttgttgtttttcttttctcttttctcttcttgttcctTGTATCTCTGAGCCCACTAGCCCTTTCCTACCCTGTAGGTGAGTGGACCACGCCTGTCTCAGGTACTCCCACTGGTCATGAGAACCTGGGCTGGGCATGGCAGGGTCCAGTTGTATGGAACACAGGACTTAGCAAAGCCAGAAAGCCTTGGGAGAGGCCAGTCTGCTAACCTAGAGGGTATGACTATAGTCCACCTCTATGAAGACATGACGGAGAGGACTCGAGTTGCCTTGTACCCTGGCCTTAACTACCCAGCCTGAAACCTGAGGACATGTGACTCTGGTCCCAGCCCAGACTGTGGGCTAGTACTGAACAGGGTGAGGAAGAGGCCCAAGGGCTGTGCTTACCCGCTCCACAAGGCCATGCTTATGCTTCAGCTTGTAAACCCTCAGTGTTGGCAGGAAGCTCTCTGTGTAGTTCTTGTCCTCCAGGCCTTGCAGCAAGACCCCGTGGAAGGCCAGCCGGCATGTGTTGCTATGAATGTCAGCATCCAGCCTGGAGCCAATTACCAAGCAGAGTCGGGGGCAGGTGACTGGCTTCTCAAACTCTACCAGGGCCCACTGCTGCCGGGGGCAGGGACCCCCTGGGGTGTGGCCCGCTTTCCTGTCTGCCTCATCGCCATCTTCTGTGGCTGTGGGCATGGAGTCCTTGCACAAGTACTGCTCTTGGAAGAGGTATTCTCGGGAGAGGTCGAAGGAATCGAGGATGGGCTCCAGGTCAAAGTTGTCAGGGGCAGGGCTGAAAAACAGCATGCGGCCCATGACTGTCTCATGGCCCACTGTGATATGGAACTTGGCCTTGGTCTGCAGGGGGCCCCGGAAGTAAGGGATCTTTTCCACAGAGATGAGGGCTGCATGAATGGTGTGCAGAGACTCCGGTGCACATACCAGCCCACGCTCCAACAGCTTGGGGTCAAACTGGGTGACACAGATGCCCAGTCGGTCTCCTTGCATGGCAGAGGTGACGGGTGTGTGGAACATCTGCATGGACTTCACTTTCTTCACCACCtggtcagaagcagagagagagcatgtgaaaCTAGAAGCCTTGAAGTTGGGGCTAGGGTGATTCTGCTCCTGAGCCCCTAATACCCACCTAACCTCCGTCCTGGTGGAGGTCCAGGCAGATAGCAGAAGGGAGGCTGGGGCTCAGTTAAATCTTTtggggcaaaaacaaaacaaaacaacacaacaacaacaaagcaacaaaacaaaaacaaacaaataaaaaaacaacccagCACCCCGAAGAGCCAAGGCCTAGGATGCCAGGCTAGACCACTTTCCAACTCTAGTCCCTGTTGCAGCACAGGATCAGTGGTCACGTCAGgcccctctgtcctctgcttcaCCTCAGCTCTACATCCTTCAGCTTCTTTTTCATCAGCCATTCCAGCACATTCTAGCCCTCTCCAGGGTCTTGACTCCCAGCCCCTCAGCCTACGAGAGTGTCATGTGTTTTGAAGGCTCGGGTTAGATGCCAGGAGACGGAGTCTGTGCCTGAGGGTAGGACTTGCCCCTGATTTCTGAGTGGCCTGCTCCTCTGCCTTTCCTCACTCGTAACGCCCTACTGTCTAGCTTGTGTCTgcctgccaaggctgtgggctcTCTGCAAAGGGTCTTCCTTCAGCTAGACCACATGCTCCCTGTACCTACTATGCACCAGCCTCTGTTCCAGGAGAAGGGCCAGGGCTAGCCCTGTTTTAAAGAACTCAATATctagaaacaggaaaaatgatCTCTACAGGACAcatacctatttttattttttggtttttcgagacagggtttctctgcatagcctcacttggtagaccaggctggcctcgaactcacagtgatccacctgcctctgcctcccaagtgctgggattaaaggtgtgcaccactatgctcggctattaatgttattttatataacataaactaatatataaaaatgtatgccGATATTGACTGAAACACAATTCTATAATGTAGGTACATGAGACAGGAGAAACATGACAGGGCCTAGGGTGGGGCAGGCTCTGCTTCtgcacaggcaggaggaagagtCCTGCAGGGGCAGCCCCTGAGCTGAGGCCTAGGAAGATCCAGAGCAAGATAGCTCtaggcagaggcacagagggcCAGGCCCAGAGATGGAGCCACTTGTGAGGCTAAGCAGTCAATAAAGAGTCAGGAGGGT encodes the following:
- the Eefsec gene encoding selenocysteine-specific elongation factor isoform X2; translation: MSVDHCFSIKGQGTVMTGTILSGTISLGDSVEIPALKVVKKVKSMQMFHTPVTSAMQGDRLGICVTQFDPKLLERGLVCAPESLHTIHAALISVEKIPYFRGPLQTKAKFHITVGHETVMGRMLFFSPAPDNFDLEPILDSFDLSREYLFQEQYLCKDSMPTATEDGDEADRKAGHTPGGPCPRQQWALVEFEKPVTCPRLCLVIGSRLDADIHSNTCRLAFHGVLLQGLEDKNYTESFLPTLRVYKLKHKHGLVERVMDDYSVIGRSLFKKETNIQLFVGLKVQLSTGEQGTIDSAFGQSGKFKIHIPGGLTSESKKILTPTLKKRSRAGRGETTKQEEGPERPEPVQPVTLSLSFKRYIFDTQKRMVQTP